The proteins below are encoded in one region of Artemia franciscana unplaced genomic scaffold, ASM3288406v1 Scaffold_1678, whole genome shotgun sequence:
- the LOC136042654 gene encoding uncharacterized protein LOC136042654: protein MLRDELSIDNQWEKIVESLKEVAQEAVVYNRKKKEQWISESTWDIIYQRAEAEILVDRHEHNRTCTREYLDDLKTQYKRLKKQVKTRTRNEKRVFLETMADQAEVAARRGDNRTVHAITKELANISKASLTQFENKEGILLTQTDDINRRWMEHFTEVLSQVPPTTSLNIPEVALFDLEIYSGPLLLSEVKDALMTLKNGNAASNNGIPPELLKYGRSALAVPMFKLLSRVWDDEKVPSEWSKVVIVKLFIKGQKTKCDNWRGIALQSVGSKVLCQIILNRIQSKVEKVLRDEQHGFPPKQVVL from the coding sequence ATGCTAAGGGACGAGTTGTCAATTGATAATCAATGGGAAAAGATCGTCGAGTCCCTGAAAGAAGTGGCACAAGAAGCTGTGGTATATAACAGGAAGAAGAAAGAGCAGTGGATATCTGAAAGTACCTGGGATATCATTTATCAAAGGGCAGAAGCCGAAATTCTCGTAGATAGACATGAGCATAACAGGACATGCACTAGAGAATATCTTGATGATTTAAAAACGCAGTATAAGCGTCTCaaaaaacaagtcaaaacacGGACTAGGAATGAAAAGAGGGTGTTCCTCGAAACTATGGCTGATCAGGCTGAAGTAGCCGCCAGGCGAGGAGATAATCGTACTGTGCACGCTATAACGAAGGAACTTGCGAATATTTCGAAGGCTTCTTTAACCcaatttgaaaacaaagaaggcaTCTTATTAACCCAGACAGATGACATAAACCGACGTTGGATGGAACATTTCACCGAGGTATTAAGCCAAGTGCCTCCCACGACTTCTTTAAATATTCCTGAAGTAGCACTGTTTGATCTTGAAATATATTCCGGGCCTCTCTTGCTCAGCGAAGTAAAAGATGCTCTAATGACTTTGAAAAACGGAAATGCAGCCAGTAACAATGGCATACCCCCAGAGCTGTTGAAATATGGTAGAAGCGCCCTAGCAGTGCCCATGTTTAAACTTTTGTCACGTGTTTGGGATGATGAAAAAGTCCCGAGTGAATGGTCAAAGGTAGTAATTGTAAAACTCTTCATAAAAGGACAAAAGACTAAATGTGATAATTGGAGAGGCATCGCTTTACAATCAGTTGGCAGCAAGGTTTTGTGCCAAATTATTCTCAATAGAATTCAAAGTAAAGTGGAGAAAGTTCTTAGAGATGAACAACATGGATTTCCGCCAAAACAGGTCGTGTTGTGA